One Tenrec ecaudatus isolate mTenEca1 chromosome 12, mTenEca1.hap1, whole genome shotgun sequence DNA segment encodes these proteins:
- the LOC142422333 gene encoding large ribosomal subunit protein uL24-like has product MKFNPFVTLDRSKNRKRHFNAPSHVRRKIMSSPLSKELRQKYNVRSMPIRKDDEVQVVRGHYKGQQIGKVVQVYRKKYVIYIERVQRDKANGTTVHVGIHPSKVVITRLKLDKDRKKILERKAKSRQVGKEKGKYKEESLEKMQE; this is encoded by the coding sequence ATGAAGTTCAATCCCTTTGTGACTTTGGACCGGAGCAAAAACCGGAAAAGGCATTTCAATGCCCCTTCCCACGTTCGCAGGAAGATTATGTCTTCCCCGCTTTCCAAGGAACTTAGACAGAAATACAATGTCCGGTCCATGCCTATCCGCAAGGATGATGAAGTTCAGGTTGTGCGAGGACACTACAAAGGTCAGCAGATTGGCAAAGTGGTCCAGGTTTACCGGAAGAAGTACGTCATCTACATTGAGCGGGTGCAGCGAGATAAAGCTAACGGCACCACTGTCCATGTGGGCATTCACCCCAGCAAGGTGGTGATTACGAGGTTAAAACTGGACAAAGACCGCAAAAAGATCCTGGAGCGGAAAGCCAAATCTCGCCAAGTCGGAAAGGAAAAGGGCAAATACAAGGAAGAATCACTTGAGA